The genomic DNA GCCAGCACGGCTGCCGCCCGATCCGGGAAGGAGCTGCCGCCCGCGGTGAGCACCGGCCGATATCCCTCCGGGTATTCGAGGCGCCGGTGCAGTTCGACGAGAGTCTGCAGATACGCGTCGACCGCGGCCACGGAGGCGGCGCTGCGATCGGGGCCGAACGGGCCTTCATACCCGGCGACACCGGCCAGACGCAGTCCGGGGGCGGCGGTGATCGCAGCGGCGATCCGCTCCCCCTCGGCGACGGTGCGCGCTCCGGTGCGCCCGCCCATCCCGCCGAGTTCGACGAGCACGTCGAGGGGACGGGTGAGGTCACTTGTCGCGTCCGCGATGATGCCGACGGTGCTGAGCGAGTCTGCCCAGCACAGGATGCGCAACTGCGGATTCGCCTCGAGCAGCGCCCCGAGTCGCTGCACCGCGGCCCGGTCCACGACCGCGTTGGCGATCAGCACAGTGGGCACGCCGGCGTCGACGGCGACCTCGGCCTGCCACGGCGTTGCCACCGAGATTCCCCAGGCTCCGGCATCGAGCAACCGCTGCCAGAGCGCGGGCGCCATCGTCGTCTTTCCGTGCGGGGCGAGGAGGACGCCCTGATCTGCCGCCCACGAGAACACGGTCGCCTCGTTGTGCGCCATCGCCGATTCCTGAACGGTGAGCACGGGTGTCACCAGGTCGGAGAGGTGCAGACCCGCGCCCGCGACCTCGGAGAGGCGCATCCCGGCGGCTCGCGCCGGAAAGCCCTTCGTCCAGGCGCCGAGAACAGGGTTCGGAATTTGTAGAGGCATCTAACAACGCTACTAGGCTGGCGGCATGACTGCGAAGATCCGAGTTTCCACCGACGCCGCCCCTGCTCCCGCGCACACCTTCTCGCAGGGCGTCCGCAAGGGCCCGATCGTGCAGATCTCCGGTCAAGGGCCCGTCGATCCGGTGACGAACGAATACCTCTTCCCCGGCGACGTCGCG from Microbacterium sp. LWO13-1.2 includes the following:
- a CDS encoding amino acid deaminase — translated: MPLQIPNPVLGAWTKGFPARAAGMRLSEVAGAGLHLSDLVTPVLTVQESAMAHNEATVFSWAADQGVLLAPHGKTTMAPALWQRLLDAGAWGISVATPWQAEVAVDAGVPTVLIANAVVDRAAVQRLGALLEANPQLRILCWADSLSTVGIIADATSDLTRPLDVLVELGGMGGRTGARTVAEGERIAAAITAAPGLRLAGVAGYEGPFGPDRSAASVAAVDAYLQTLVELHRRLEYPEGYRPVLTAGGSSFPDRAAAVLAPLGEGADVVLRSGAFQIHDDGFYARMSPFGPLVGTEPLRSAMHAWARVVSQPEPGLALLDAGRRDVPFDIDLPVPQSVAGRITALNDQHAFLSLAPEASVHVGEMVRLGLSHPCTAFDKWRVVAVIDDPDAADPRVIGAVATCF